In one Xiphophorus couchianus chromosome 17, X_couchianus-1.0, whole genome shotgun sequence genomic region, the following are encoded:
- the zcrb1 gene encoding zinc finger CCHC-type and RNA-binding motif-containing protein 1, producing the protein MSGGLAPSKSTVYVSNLPFSLTNSDLHKLFTKYGKVVKVTIVKDKFSRQSKGVAFVLFLDREAAHNCARAVNNKQLFGRTVKASIAVDNGRAAEFIRRRNYMDKTRCYECGETGHLSYACPKNLLGEREPPKKKEKKKKKRAQQPEHIEEEEESEEEGEDPALDSLSQAIAFQQAHREEEEKKKKRQAEEDNAHASTSSDSKKPRIKKSAYFSDEEELSD; encoded by the exons ATGAGTGGGGGTTTAGCTCCAAGCAAAAGCACAGTTTATGTATCAAATCTACCATTCTCTCTGACAAACAGCGACCTGCACAAG TTATTCACAAAGTATGGAAAAGTCGTAAA GGTTACAATAGTGAAGGATAAATTCAGCCGACAGAGTAAAGGAGTGGCGTTTGTCCTCTTCTTGGACAGAGAAGCCGCTCACAATTGTGCAAGAGCAGTGAACAACAAACAG TTGTTTGGCCGAACAGTTAAAGCCAGTATCGCTGTGGACAACGGGCGAGCAGCAGAGTTTATAAGGAGACGGAACTACATGGACAAGACCAGATGTTACGAGTGTGGG GAAACGGGACATCTGAGCTATGCATGTCCTAAAAACCTGCTTGGAGAGAGGGAaccaccaaaaaagaaagaaaagaagaagaagaaaagggcTCAACAACCTGAGCATAT tgaggaagaggaagaaagtgaagaggaaggagaagacCCTGCCCTGGATAGCTTAAGCCAAGCCATAGCTTTTCAG CAAGCCcacagggaggaagaggagaagaaaaagaaaaggcaagCGGAAGAGGACAATGCCCATGCCTCGACATCCTCAGACTCTAAGAAACCAAGGATTAAAAAGAGTGCATACTTCAGTGACGAGGAGGAACTGAGTGACTAA